From Camelina sativa cultivar DH55 chromosome 7, Cs, whole genome shotgun sequence, one genomic window encodes:
- the LOC104703000 gene encoding F-box/kelch-repeat protein At1g64840-like, translating to MEEPETEKKTSSMILDCSLLPELVSKLQLSPSPSATKDLTLSKTDWSFLPEELLLTISTLLNNCFDVVHARSVCNTWRSAFPFPSSLLRPSYSLPKLVEFTLESKDSCTLEKVPLFLFRVVKTRDAVSPSAYVMGGIGRRDEDDHIELLPYPLQCSVKVKIPGSDPILVKMLDCQILSLGHQYRMIGWDHEESSTNYRGVAFLPLKKDRGGGEYVVVLNYCRVLLLLRSPDMRWMWLQNVSDAPCRDLVTFRGRFHATFFNGDVVIIDPYSLEVIFPLMPSQPMNSSNFLVPSGDNELFLVENTIPTSSDEVDINGFICRVSKLDEEAGKWVVVSDLGDRVLFIGHFGNVCCSAKELPDGYGVNGNSILFTNEGGSVMYAYKYGVHTGRAEDDLCCWRLSSENRVAIVNRSPALSLWSGC from the exons ATGGAAGAAcctgaaacagagaagaagacatCATCCATGATACTGGACTGCTCTCTTCTCCCGGAACTT gtttcaaAACTGCAGCTGTCTCCGTCTCCATCAGCAACGAAAGATCTCACATTGTCCAAAACAGACTGGTCGTTTCTCCCTGAAGAGCTACTGCTAACAATCTCAACTCTTCTTAACAACTGTTTCGATGTTGTTCATGCTCGCTCTGTTTGCAACACGTGGCGATCCGCATTTCCCTTTCCTTCTTCCTTGTTACGACCAAGTTACTCTCTTCCCAAACTCGTCGAGTTCACTCTCGAAAGCAAAGATTCGTGCACACTCGAGAAGGTccctttgtttctctttagAGTCGTCAAAACTCGTGATGCTGTGTCGCCTTCTGCGTATGTTATGGGAGGAATAGGCCGCCGAGACGAAGACGATCATATAGAGCTTCTTCCATACCCTCTTCAATGTTCAGTGAAAGTGAAGATCCCAGGATCTGATCCAATCTTGGTGAAAATGCTTGACTGTCAGATTCTCTCTTTAGGCCATCAGTACAGAATGATTGGTTGGGATCATGAAGAATCGTCAACAAATTACAGAGGCGTGGCTTTTCTTCCGTTAAAAAAagacagaggaggaggagaatacGTTGTGGTCCTCAACTACTGTAGAGTTTTGTTGCTGTTAAGAAGCCCTGACATGAGATGGATGTGGCTTCAGAACGTCTCAGATGCTCCCTGCAGGGATTTAGTCACTTTTAGAGGGAGATTTCATGCAACTTTTTTCAACGGAGATGTTGTCATTATCGATCCTTATTCGCTGGAAGTGATTTTTCCCCTGATGCCCTCACAGCCTATGAATTCAAGCAATTTTCTGGTTCCTTCTGGTGATAATGAGCTTTTCTTGGTTGAGAATACTATCCCAACTTCTTCTGATGAAGTAGATATTAATGGCTTCATATGTAGAGTGAGTAAGCTAGATGAGGAGGCTGGTAAATGGGTCGTGGTCAGCGATTTGGGAGACCGTGTATTGTTTATTGGACACTTTGGAAATGTTTGCTGCTCAGCTAAGGAGCTTCCTGATGGTTATGGTGTGAATGGGAACTCAATCTTGTTTACTAATGAGGGTGGAAGTGTAATGTACGCCTACAAGTATGGAGTACATACAGGAAGGGCAGAAGATGACCTCTGTTGTTGGAGATTGTCAAGTGAGAATCGTGTGGCGATCGTCAACAGATCTCCGGCTCTGTCTCTCTGGAGTGGGTGCTAA
- the LOC104705026 gene encoding insulin-degrading enzyme-like 1, peroxisomal codes for MSYCSMVLQDHSWPWTEELDALSYLEAEDLAKFVPMLLSRTFVECYIAGNVEKSEAESMVKHVEDVLFNDPKPICRPLFASQFLTNRVTELKTGMKYFYNQQGTNPNDENSALVHYIQVHQDEFSMNIKLQMFKLIAKQATFHQLRTVEQLGYITSLSQRNDSGVYGVQFIIQSSVKGPGDIDLRVESLLKDLESKLYNISDEEFKSNVTALIDMKLEKHKNLSEESGFYWGEIQDGTLKFNRIDAEVTALKELKKEELIDFFNEYIKVDAPKKKSLSVCVYGNQHSKEMASDKDKVVSPSVEIEDIAGFRNSLPLYGSLRGCNQLKL; via the exons ATGAGTTACTGCTCAATGGTATTACAAGATCACTCTTGGCCTTGGACAGAGGAACTAGATGCACTTTCTTATTTGGAAGCTGAAGACTTGGCTAAGTTTGTTCCAATGTTGTTATCAAGGACATTTGTTGAGTGCTATATTGCAG GAAATGTTGAGAAGAGCGAAGCTGAGTCAATGGTGAAGCATGTTGAAGATGTTCTCTTTAACGATCCTAAACCTATTTGTCGTCCGTTATTTGCATCTCAGTTCTTGACAAATAGGGTTACAGAGCTCAAAACAGGAATGAAATACTTCTACAATCAACAAGGCACAAACCCCAACGATGAAAATTCTGCTCTAGTCCATTACATTCAG GTTCATCAAGATGAGTTTTCCATGAATATCAAACTTCAAATGTTTAAACTTATTGCAAAGCAAGCCACTTTTCACCAGCTTAGAACGGTTGAGCAACTTGGTTACATCACTTCACTCTCTCAAAG AAACGACTCTGGTGTCTATGGTGTACAGTTCATTATCCAGTCTTCAGTCAAG GGTCCTGGAGATATAGATTTGAGGGTCGAGTCACTACTCAAAGACCTTGAGAGTAAACTTTACAATATTAGCGATGAAGAATTCAAG AGCAATGTAACAGCGTTGATAGATATGAAGCTTGAAAAACACAAGAACTTGAGTGAGGAATCCGGGTTTTACTGGGGAGAGATTCAAGACGGGACACTCAAATTTAACCGCATAGACGCAGAG GTGACTGCACTGAAAGAGCTAAAGAAGGAAGAACTAATAGATTTCTTCAACGAATACATAAAGGTTGACGCACCAAAAAAGAAATCGTTGAGTGTATGCGTTTACGGAAACCAACATTCAAAGGAAATGGCATCTGACAAAGACAAAGTCGTATCACCATCTGTAGAAATCGAAGACATTGCTGGTTTCAGAAACTCTCTACCTCTTTACGGATCGTTGAGAGGTTGTAACCAGCTGAAACTGTGA